The Bacteroidales bacterium sequence TATTTTAAGTCAGGCAGTTACACTTATTGAAAGTAACCTTCCTGCACATCAGGAGATTGCTCAAGAGGTTATAAAATTGTGTCTCCCATATTCAGGAAACTCCATTAGAATTGGTATTACCGGTGTTCCCGGCTCTGGAAAGAGTACCTCAATTGATTCTTTTGGACTTCACGTTGTAAACGGAGGTCACAAACTTGCAGTACTTGCAATAGATCCAAGTAGCGAGATTACCAAAGGCTCTATACTTGGAGACAAAACTCGTATGGAACGCCTTTCTGTAAGAAAAGAGGCGTTCATTCGCCCTTCGCCCTCAGCAGGCTCGCTTGGCGGAGTGGCAAGAAAAACCAGAGAGAGCATAATCCTTTGCGAGGCAGCAGGGTTTGACACCATATTTGTTGAGACCGTAGGTGTTGGTCAATCAGAGACAGCCGTTCACTCAATGGTAGATTTCTTTCTTCTTATCCAACTTGCAGGTACTGGCGATGAACTTCAAGGTATCAAGCGAGGCATAATGGAGATGGCAGATGGCATTGTAATAAACAAAGCAGATGGAGATAATATAGAGAAGGCAAAACTTGCTCAGGCACATTTCAAAAATGCTCTACATCTGTTTCCACCAACAGCATCGGGATGGAGTCCCCAAGTTTTAACCTACTCAGGTTACTACGACATTGGCATCAAAGAGGTATGGGATATGATTTATAGTTATATCGACTTTGTAAAGAAGAATGGATATTTCAATCGTAAACGTAACGAGCAGGCTCAATATTGGATGCTCGAGACTATTAACGATAAACTAAAATCACACTTCTTTAATAACCCTGAGATTGCCCAGATGTTAGCAGAGAAAGAGAATCTTGTTTTAAACTCCCAACAGAGCCCCTTTACAGCAGCAGGAGAGATTTTAGATTTCTATTTTAAGAGACTTAAGTAGTTATCAGAATAACAACAAATATAAACAACGAGCAAAAGGTTGCAACATTGCAACCTTTTGCTGTATAAGAGTGAACAAAACCTCTATTTTATCACTATTGCTACTATTAGTTCAATTTGTCTAACAACTATTTGCTATTCTCCTCCCAATGAAATGGCTCTAACTCCGAGTTTTTATCAAGCCAATGAGGTTTTCGGTTAGCATATATAATAAATGGTATAACAACCACTACAATACATCCGATTATCAAAACCGAATACCATACTGCACTGCTTCCAACCTCTATTTGTGCTGGTGGCACAAAACTTAACACGAAGGCTAATAATGAACCTAAAAATCCAACTCCTGCCACTATCCACATAAGCAGATTACCCTTACCTATACGGAATGGACGTTTAGCACTCTTCATTTTATAACGCAATGCTATTGCCGCTGCAAACATTAACAGATACATAATTATATATAGCAATACGGTTAATTGAGACAAGATTTGATAGAAACTTTGCACCGAAGGCATTACCACAAACAATAAAGACAAGAATGTTACCGCAACTCCTTGTATATAGAGGATATTTTTTTGTACTCCAATACTATTTGTCTTTTGGAAGAACGGAGGAAGATAACCTGCTCTACCTACTGAGAACAATCCTTTTGATGGTCCTGCAACCCAAGTAAGAACTCCTGCCAAAACACCAAACGTCAGTGCTATTGCCATAATGGGAGATAACCACGATGCGTGTATATAAGAGAAGTATCTATCAAAACCAACCAGCAAACTTTGTGTTAGGTTTATATCCTTTTGCGGAATTATCATACCTAACGAGAATGTCCCCAATATAAATATAAGAACAGTTATTGCTGAGCCTATAAATATGGCTCGAGGGTAGTTCTTTGAGGGGTTATCCATCTCCTTTACGTGAACTCCACTCATCTCCATTCCTGCATAGAAAAGGAATATCCCCGATGCCAATACAAGATTGTTAAAATTTGAGAGATCAGGGAAGAAATTTCCACTAAAATCCATTTGCGACTCTCCTCCTGTCATAAGATAGGCAACTCCCAATACAACAAGTATTATTGCCGGAATTATAGTACCTACCAAACCTCCAATTTTAGAGACCTTTCCTACCCATTCCAAACCCTTTAGAGAGATAAAGGTTGCCACCCAATATATTATTAACACCACTACTAATGTGTAAATTTTATTGGAAGCCAAAAGCATATCGGATTGTGGATTCATTCCTATAAACGCCAACGAAACCGCTCCGAATGTTAGAACTGTTGGATACCATATAGTGTTTTGAATCCACTGTACCCAAATGGCAAGAAATCCAACCCGTTTACCAAACGCCTCGCCAACCCAACGAAAGACTCCTCCCTGCTTATCCTGAAACATTGCAGCCAGTTCGGCAGCCACCATTGCTGTTGGAATTAAAAATACTATTGCGGCGAAGATATAATAAAACGCCGAACTTAAACCATACTCTGCCTCGGCTGGCAATCCCCGTAACGACACTACTGCTGTTACGTTCATAATTGCCAACGTAAAGACTCCTAATTTTACACTCTTCTTTACATCTGCCATACTACTTAAATTATTAGTTTAAACTTTGCTCTATAAAACAAATATCCACTTTTTATAGTTCAAAAATGGTGTAAGAAAAAAATTAGCATTAACTTTGCAAAGAATTATTAACGGAGATAATATTATGTCAACATATAATGAAACTGCTCCTCGCAAAGTAACTACTCGCAGATTAACCGAGATGAAGGCAAGGGGCGAAAAAATTTCGATGCTCACCGCATACGACTACTCAATGGCAAAACTTATTGACGAGGCAGGTATGGACATTATTCTGGTGGGCGATTCGGCTTCAAATGTAATGGCAGGTAACATTACTACTCTGCCTATGACTTTAGACCAAATGATATATCACGGATGCTCGGTTATGCGTGCAGTTAAGAGAGCGTTAGTGGTGGTTGATATGCCTTTTGGTACTTATCAAGGAAACTCAATAGAGGCTCTTAACTCTGCCATCAGAATTATGAAAGAGACTGGTGCCGACTGTGTTAAACTTGAAGGAGGAGAAGAGATACAAGAGTCTATATCACGCATATTAAGTGCTGGTATTCCTATTATGGGACACTTGGGATTGACTCCTCAATCGATAAACAAATTTGGAGGTTACGCTGTTAGAGCAAAAGAGGAAGCAGAGGCTCAAAAACTTATAAAGGATGCTCACCTTTTGGAAGAGTTGGGATGCTGTGCTGTTGTTATTGAGAAGGTTCCTGCCGCTCTTGCAAAAAGAGTTGCTGAGGAGTTGACCATTCCGGTTATTGGTATCGGAGCCGGTGGCGGCGTTGATGGTCAAGTTTTGGTTATGCACGATATGCTGGGCATAAACAAAGGGTTCTCTCCAAGATTTCTCAGGAGATACTCTGACCTTAGCACTGAGATAACCAACGCAGTGAAACACTATATTGAGGATGTTAAGTCGTGCGATTTCCCCAATGAGAGTGAGCAATATTAGATAGTTCTTAGTTGTTGGCTTTGCCACCCCATTGGGGTAGTTGTTAGCTGTTAGTTTACAAACATTCGTTTATTGAATCTGTTCTCGCTCAACAATATATATTTTATTTGTTATTGAGCCTAATTAAAAACAACTTTGCTGCAATTAAGAACTTAAACAATTGATAACTTGACTTTACAATTTGATATATAGAAAAACTCTTTTTATTCATTTTTTCAAAAATGTGATAAAAAAGGTATATATTTTCGATACAATTGTTCTTAATTATTAAAAAAATAACTACCTTTGTAGTCCTAAAAAAGAGATTTGAACTAAATTTTATTTATAAAACCATTTAAAGTTTTAAAAAACAATGATTAAAGTAGGTATTAATGGATTCGGACGTATCGGACGTTTCGTATTCCGTGCAGCTCAAACAAGAAACGATATCCAAATCGTTGGTATTAACGACCTTTGCCCAGTTGACTATTTGGCATACATGCTAAAATATGACACTATGCACGGTCAATTCGAGGGAACAATCGAGGCTGACGTTGAAAACAGCAAATTGATTGTTAACGGTAATGAAATTCGCGTAACTGCAGAGCGTAACCCAGCTGACCTAAAATGGAACGAGGTTGAGGCAGAGTACGTAGTTGAGTCAACTGGTCTTTTCTTGACTCAAGAGAAAGCTCAAGCTCACATCGAGGCTGGTGCTAAATATGTTGTAATGTCTGCACCTTCAAAAGACGCAACTCCTATGTTCGTTTGTGGTGTAAACTTCGACAAATATGTTAAAGGAACTCAATTTGTTTCTAACGCTTCTTGTACAACTAACTGTCTTGCTCCTATCGCTAAAGTATTGAACGACAAATGGGGTATCAAAGATGGTTTGATGACTACAGTTCACTCAACAACTGCTACTCAAAAAACAGTTGACGGTCCTTCTTTGAAAGACTGGAGAGGTGGTCGTGCAGCAGCAGGAAACATTATTCCTTCTTCAACAGGTGCTGCTAAAGCAGTAGGTAAAGTTATTCCTGAACTTAACGGTAAATTAACTGGTATGGCATTCCGCGTTCCTACTTTGGACGTTTCAGTTGTTGACCTAACAGTTAACTTGGAGAAACCTGCAACATACGCTGAGATTTGCGAGGCTATGAAAGCTGCTTCAGAGAACGAGTTGAAAGGTGTACTTGGTTACACTGAGGACGATGTTGTATCTTCTGACTTCTTAGGAGATGCTCGTACTTCAATCTTCGATGCTAAAGCTGGTATCGCTTTAACTGATACTTTCGTTAAAGTTGTATCTTGGTATGACAACGAGATTGGTTACTCAAACAAAGTTCTTGAGTTAATCGCTTACATGAAAAAAGTTAACGGATAATTTTCATAAGAAAATATATTCATCGAATAGGGGTTGTTTTTGCAATCCCTATTTTTTTACACCCAACCATCCGCAAAACATTTTATAGAGAATCAGATTTTTAGATACGACTAAGAAACTCTTCAATAACCTCTTTTGCACACTCAGAGGCTACTTTAGGACACCCTCTATATTTAATGTTAAGATCCGGATCACATCCCTCTGCCTCAAATGTAAAAAAAGAGCAAGAGCAAAACTCACTCTTTGGACGATAAGTTGCCGAGATTATAATATCTTCACCCTTAACATTAGTCTTAAATTCATATAGATATACACCGTTTGTATTAACCATATCTTCAAAATTTAAAATAAAGTAAGATGCCGCCAATAGCGACACTCGCATAAATTCAACTATTAATCTATTACTCTTCATACAATTTATTGTTTATTAACCACACCTTTCAAGATTTTTACCATATATATATTTCTACAATCCAAAAACTTTACATATCTTTGTAGTAATTAAAGAAAGAAAAACGACAAAAATCTTCACAGCAACAAAAATAAGGTAATTTTACAACGCACGACTGTTATATTTATACAATAACATTGAATGAACGAGATTGCATTAAGAATTAAAGAACTCATCAAAGAGATGGGTATTAGTCAAAACGAATTTGCTTCACGCATTGGCACAGATTGCTCTAATTTCTCAAAACAGATTAATGGAAAATTAGCAGTAACCCGCGTATTAACAAACAAAATTATTGTTGAATTGGGCGTATCAAAAGAGTGGCTATTAGAGGGGAAGGGAGAAAAATTCAAAACCTCTGTCGCATCTCACTCAAGAACAATAACTCTTCCGTCAAGTGCCATCAAGAGTAACGAGGCTATTGGTGCAAAGGTGTATGATATTGATGTTACCGCTGGTCCAAGCGGAAGAAGCTTGATGTTTACTTCAGAACAAATTATAGGCTCAATAAATATGCCTTTCATTAATCCCGAGAACTATATTGTTAAGGTTAGCGGTGATAGTATGAGCCCTGTTATCAACAATGGAGATATGCTTTCAATAAGAGAGGTTAAGAATATAAACCTAATCTTCTGGGGACAAATTTATGTTGTTCTTCTTGATGACTATCGAATGGTTAAGTTTGTAAGAAAACACGAAAATCCCGACCTCGTTATTTTGAAAAGTGCAAATAGTGAGTACGATGATATTGAAATTCAAAAGAGCGACATAAGAGCCCTTTTTGTAGTTGAGAATATTATCAGATTTGATAGCAGATTATAAAATTAAATAGATAGAACCTTTATGGGAAAAAATAAGTTACAGAAATTTGAATTTGTTGAAAAATGCCCTCACGTTTTTCAATATCCATTCTCGGTATTAAAAGAGAAGGGGTTTGATATGAAAGGTAAATGGGGTGAGACTTTTTTCAAGAACAACAACCCCATTGTTTTAGAGTTGGGATGCGGGAAAGGAGAATATACTGTGGGACTGGCAGAGTTGTATCCTGAGAAAAATTTTATTGGTATAGATATTAAGGGAGCGAGAATATGGTCAGGCGCAAAAGAGTCGTTAGAGAAAGGGATGAAGAACGTTGCTTTCCTTAGAACATCCATCGAACTTATCCCATACTTCTTTGCTGAAAATGAGGTTTCGGAAATATGGATTACATTCCCTGACCCCCAAATGAAGAAATACCGTAAGCGTTTAACTGCTACAAACTTCATTGAACTATATAAGAAAATTTTACAACCCGGTGGTATTATCCACTTAAAGAGTGATAGTCCATTCTTATATACTTATACAGCCGAAATGGTTAAACTTAACAAGTTTGATGTTATCACCAACACTGATGATTTATATAATTCAGGAATTGAGGATAAGATATTACAAATTAAAACATTCTATGAGCAACAATGGTTAGAGCGTGGTTTAACTATAAAATATTTGAGTTTTATACCCTCTTCTACCGAGCCTCTCGTAGAGCCTGATATTGAGATTGAATATGATAGTTACAGAAGTTTTAACAGAAGCAGAAGAAGTCAACAACCCAAGAAAGGAGAGTAATAATTATGACAATATATCCTAAACTTATATTAGATGCACT is a genomic window containing:
- the trmB gene encoding tRNA (guanosine(46)-N7)-methyltransferase TrmB — its product is MGKNKLQKFEFVEKCPHVFQYPFSVLKEKGFDMKGKWGETFFKNNNPIVLELGCGKGEYTVGLAELYPEKNFIGIDIKGARIWSGAKESLEKGMKNVAFLRTSIELIPYFFAENEVSEIWITFPDPQMKKYRKRLTATNFIELYKKILQPGGIIHLKSDSPFLYTYTAEMVKLNKFDVITNTDDLYNSGIEDKILQIKTFYEQQWLERGLTIKYLSFIPSSTEPLVEPDIEIEYDSYRSFNRSRRSQQPKKGE
- a CDS encoding amino acid permease, whose amino-acid sequence is MADVKKSVKLGVFTLAIMNVTAVVSLRGLPAEAEYGLSSAFYYIFAAIVFLIPTAMVAAELAAMFQDKQGGVFRWVGEAFGKRVGFLAIWVQWIQNTIWYPTVLTFGAVSLAFIGMNPQSDMLLASNKIYTLVVVLIIYWVATFISLKGLEWVGKVSKIGGLVGTIIPAIILVVLGVAYLMTGGESQMDFSGNFFPDLSNFNNLVLASGIFLFYAGMEMSGVHVKEMDNPSKNYPRAIFIGSAITVLIFILGTFSLGMIIPQKDINLTQSLLVGFDRYFSYIHASWLSPIMAIALTFGVLAGVLTWVAGPSKGLFSVGRAGYLPPFFQKTNSIGVQKNILYIQGVAVTFLSLLFVVMPSVQSFYQILSQLTVLLYIIMYLLMFAAAIALRYKMKSAKRPFRIGKGNLLMWIVAGVGFLGSLLAFVLSFVPPAQIEVGSSAVWYSVLIIGCIVVVVIPFIIYANRKPHWLDKNSELEPFHWEENSK
- the gap gene encoding type I glyceraldehyde-3-phosphate dehydrogenase, with translation MIKVGINGFGRIGRFVFRAAQTRNDIQIVGINDLCPVDYLAYMLKYDTMHGQFEGTIEADVENSKLIVNGNEIRVTAERNPADLKWNEVEAEYVVESTGLFLTQEKAQAHIEAGAKYVVMSAPSKDATPMFVCGVNFDKYVKGTQFVSNASCTTNCLAPIAKVLNDKWGIKDGLMTTVHSTTATQKTVDGPSLKDWRGGRAAAGNIIPSSTGAAKAVGKVIPELNGKLTGMAFRVPTLDVSVVDLTVNLEKPATYAEICEAMKAASENELKGVLGYTEDDVVSSDFLGDARTSIFDAKAGIALTDTFVKVVSWYDNEIGYSNKVLELIAYMKKVNG
- the panB gene encoding 3-methyl-2-oxobutanoate hydroxymethyltransferase — its product is MSTYNETAPRKVTTRRLTEMKARGEKISMLTAYDYSMAKLIDEAGMDIILVGDSASNVMAGNITTLPMTLDQMIYHGCSVMRAVKRALVVVDMPFGTYQGNSIEALNSAIRIMKETGADCVKLEGGEEIQESISRILSAGIPIMGHLGLTPQSINKFGGYAVRAKEEAEAQKLIKDAHLLEELGCCAVVIEKVPAALAKRVAEELTIPVIGIGAGGGVDGQVLVMHDMLGINKGFSPRFLRRYSDLSTEITNAVKHYIEDVKSCDFPNESEQY
- the meaB gene encoding methylmalonyl Co-A mutase-associated GTPase MeaB; the encoded protein is MEHVENSKEFAGLNVNSGVEQQPTINPYLKKRKIVRRKFTAEEYAEGILKGDISILSQAVTLIESNLPAHQEIAQEVIKLCLPYSGNSIRIGITGVPGSGKSTSIDSFGLHVVNGGHKLAVLAIDPSSEITKGSILGDKTRMERLSVRKEAFIRPSPSAGSLGGVARKTRESIILCEAAGFDTIFVETVGVGQSETAVHSMVDFFLLIQLAGTGDELQGIKRGIMEMADGIVINKADGDNIEKAKLAQAHFKNALHLFPPTASGWSPQVLTYSGYYDIGIKEVWDMIYSYIDFVKKNGYFNRKRNEQAQYWMLETINDKLKSHFFNNPEIAQMLAEKENLVLNSQQSPFTAAGEILDFYFKRLK